One genomic region from Campylobacter concisus encodes:
- a CDS encoding AAA family ATPase: MKDEMGANAPLKSSDDIITKVAKNAIKLSKNKLLAHEVSWLVPNFLYKNSLVMIYAAAGSGKSWFAYALANLIAKNSTINVCYIDADNGLTTLKNRNVTQILDKQNFKLIMLNGAENSDIFKKLKTHDLSDTFIVIDSIRNFMSRVNLISDSEVLAFLNDLQQMRNNGATIVFLHHQPKQTQGENNKLYKGATAFADSVDEAYYLCNVGSDKNEFLFYLEPQKCRDETKQTAFRLTPNDFCLSVLEQRDIEILTLNDKEKITLSLVREVINSCKQINQSTLAKKILALANERSYETIGKNSLWSLLNKFDGVYFKITHDANKNQKNFTQIL, from the coding sequence ATGAAGGATGAAATGGGGGCAAATGCCCCACTTAAAAGCAGTGATGACATTATAACAAAAGTAGCTAAAAATGCCATAAAACTAAGCAAAAACAAGCTTTTGGCTCACGAAGTTTCGTGGCTCGTGCCAAATTTCTTATACAAAAATAGCCTTGTGATGATTTATGCTGCAGCTGGCAGTGGCAAGAGCTGGTTTGCCTACGCTCTTGCAAACTTAATCGCTAAAAATAGCACTATAAATGTCTGCTATATTGATGCTGATAATGGACTAACAACGCTTAAAAATCGCAATGTCACGCAAATTCTAGACAAGCAGAATTTTAAACTCATAATGCTAAATGGTGCTGAGAATAGCGATATATTTAAAAAGCTAAAAACGCATGATTTAAGCGATACTTTCATTGTGATTGATAGCATTCGCAACTTTATGAGCCGTGTTAATCTAATCTCAGATAGTGAAGTTTTAGCCTTTTTAAATGACTTGCAACAGATGAGAAACAACGGAGCCACTATCGTTTTTTTACATCATCAGCCAAAGCAAACGCAAGGCGAGAATAACAAACTTTACAAAGGTGCAACCGCTTTTGCTGATAGTGTTGATGAAGCATACTATCTTTGTAATGTCGGCAGTGATAAAAATGAGTTTTTGTTTTACCTAGAGCCACAAAAGTGTCGCGATGAGACGAAACAAACAGCTTTTAGGCTCACGCCAAATGATTTTTGTCTAAGTGTTTTAGAACAAAGAGATATTGAAATTTTAACGCTTAATGACAAAGAAAAAATCACACTCTCTCTCGTGCGTGAAGTGATAAACTCATGCAAACAGATAAATCAAAGCACATTAGCTAAAAAAATTTTAGCTCTAGCAAATGAGCGGTCTTATGAGACGATAGGTAAAAACTCACTTTGGAGTTTGCTAAATAAATTTGACGGAGTTTATTTTAAAATCACTCACGACGCAAACAAAAATCAAAAAAATTTCACGCAAATTTTATAG
- a CDS encoding 4Fe-4S binding protein, with the protein MQIIFIAGIGQWTYYGIFRCPFVVPFVNCQNCPIITCWGRITSLFFGFWLFIPALVILFGRAFCGWACPAGSVNQMLGKFAFFKLKIRSKKLIIAQIGMLIAIAISLWVYFIWGNPRMMIPIRTSDEYLTALTLSLRFGEWEWVTRTVIIISVMLASLIVANLWCRFVCPSGGVLEILRKFSIFLVYKTSACDDCDACLRKCEMGTRPDEINCTNCGDCLNVCHANAIKFGRKKS; encoded by the coding sequence GTGCAGATCATCTTCATAGCAGGCATCGGTCAATGGACGTATTACGGCATTTTTAGATGCCCTTTTGTAGTGCCATTTGTAAATTGCCAAAACTGCCCTATCATCACCTGTTGGGGGCGGATCACATCGCTGTTTTTTGGATTTTGGCTATTTATCCCAGCGCTTGTCATCCTCTTTGGTAGGGCATTTTGTGGCTGGGCCTGTCCAGCAGGCTCTGTCAATCAAATGCTTGGTAAATTTGCCTTTTTCAAGCTAAAAATTCGCAGCAAAAAGCTGATAATCGCTCAAATAGGCATGCTAATTGCCATAGCAATCAGCCTTTGGGTCTATTTCATCTGGGGTAATCCTCGCATGATGATACCTATAAGAACGAGCGATGAGTACCTAACCGCTCTTACTTTGTCACTTCGCTTTGGCGAATGGGAGTGGGTCACTCGCACGGTGATCATCATCTCGGTCATGCTAGCCTCACTGATCGTAGCTAACCTTTGGTGTCGTTTTGTCTGTCCATCAGGTGGCGTGCTTGAAATTTTGCGTAAATTTTCGATATTTCTCGTCTATAAAACAAGTGCCTGTGACGACTGTGACGCGTGCTTGCGTAAGTGCGAAATGGGGACGAGACCTGATGAGATAAACTGCACAAACTGCGGTGACTGCCTCAATGTCTGCCATGCAAATGCTATTAAATTTGGAAGGAAAAAGAGCTAA
- a CDS encoding radical SAM protein, which translates to MIFRTKAELDNHPCFNKKASANYGRVHLPVAPHCDIQCNFCNRIYDCANENRPGVTAKVQTPDESVKFLEKLFKFRQDISAIGIAGPGDPMCDADKTLATFEKCKSYFPNALLCLSTNGLALPEHVDEIVRLGVSHVTVTVNAVTPDVGSKVYSWVRYEDKNYYGEEAARILLARQDEGIRKLKEAGMLVKINTVVIPGVNMDHVQSISAKAKQWGADIMNCMAMIPVHDTPFENLKSPSTDEIHRIRRSIGSDINQMSHCSRCRADACGKLGER; encoded by the coding sequence ATGATCTTTCGCACTAAGGCTGAACTAGACAACCACCCATGCTTTAACAAAAAAGCATCCGCCAACTACGGACGCGTGCATCTGCCAGTTGCCCCTCACTGCGACATCCAGTGCAACTTCTGCAACCGCATATATGACTGCGCTAATGAAAATCGCCCTGGCGTAACGGCAAAGGTGCAAACGCCAGATGAATCGGTGAAATTTTTAGAAAAGCTCTTTAAATTTAGACAAGACATCTCCGCCATCGGCATCGCTGGTCCTGGCGATCCGATGTGTGACGCTGACAAGACGCTAGCAACCTTTGAAAAGTGCAAGTCCTACTTCCCAAACGCCCTACTCTGCCTCTCAACTAATGGCTTAGCGCTGCCTGAGCATGTGGATGAGATCGTGCGTCTTGGCGTGAGCCACGTGACAGTGACGGTTAATGCCGTGACGCCAGATGTTGGCTCGAAGGTATATTCGTGGGTAAGGTATGAGGATAAAAACTACTACGGCGAGGAGGCTGCTAGGATACTGCTAGCGCGCCAGGACGAGGGCATCCGCAAGCTAAAAGAGGCTGGCATGTTAGTAAAGATAAACACCGTTGTCATCCCTGGTGTCAATATGGACCACGTCCAAAGCATCTCGGCAAAGGCAAAGCAGTGGGGAGCTGACATAATGAACTGCATGGCGATGATACCGGTGCATGATACGCCTTTTGAAAATTTAAAATCCCCTTCAACTGATGAGATCCACCGCATCCGTAGATCAATAGGTAGTGACATAAATCAAATGTCGCATTGCAGTAGATGTCGTGCTGATGCATGTGGCAAACTTGGCGAAAGATAG
- a CDS encoding S6 family peptidase, which yields MKNNKFGISIALASILCACANAQVMDIGTNYYRDYLDFAQNKGAFAPQDAPLEFAQRNGDKFTFDKIPNSGARNNKGNFTSLGRNFVVTANHTLDAAAASNFNENRGWFGNTKYEYLTSHMATSTEKLYNSDTTYMRTTKYIVEGQIDPIDVPNLDISGDSRATDEANIDKIQNYLNDIKNSGGARGDNVLAYQAGTGALGLEKPKIDTDGYSDVVSAREFEDQNIVNQALGGSVNEISTHYSANYKTHISSINRPGIYMFMTSDRVFRNRLLPGDSGSGFFVYDTVAQKWVLVGVLSAVADNSNHASIVTMRDFSDYRRNYENLVSGLNVSNAQLVRNKDNIFNAANGSNITLNSNLDLGHGGIVVNSGNFTLLNGIGSNKITRLAGFDVASGASLSLNVAADTSVHKIGKGSLIVNSSGNKTLRLGDGIVDIRAVNAFEKIYLTSGRGLLRLGVDDSLNDKIFFGNGGGKLDLNGFDQIFSNVSANSNAAKITNLSAQKATLKINGESDKDTIFHASVDKNIDVKHDGQGRELVFDGGFDIDGSLTLNNANVTLQGHPTAHATADNSILTQTVKDKIAAAGLSEPSYMDLTRPSTLSQPDWDKRKFNAKEGIKINSSELTIGKDADVNSDIEAKNSVINLSGELTHYIDKFDGSNTYDDGLKYRQDVEKGNLLVKDVSFKNKIVMDSDSMLKVGGTTTKLRELVVNGKNTAPARSIAAGSGKLEIEDLEVSGANKLTFDPDTTVTKNLNIKDFGNANEPILDFKKVLTLGAGMKFNIDFTAALEGQMTADKTYTLVSATNIVNEGAIFNTEQKIGDLFTTYTIKDNKVLMSLNKTEKPETKPETKPETKPETKPETKPETKPETKPETKPETKPNDNNHHNLRNGLRVVNFSERQNKILNMLKNTPEYENAVQSGDMETIKGMALKAESDMNEISASSLKISAKALQSNNDLINSRLSRIIQLRARADISRFSLAGLESDFKPTAAMAYEAAEADRPRNNFWANVNGAYFKDKDSSGDLKFYGTNIGYDRSYDEFILGASAGVSKAKFNSGAMSDDAKIYSFGAYGVFERDAHEIQSNLNLAFVNSKRSLNDLQKASVRSTGILSSNYYKYKISLGSNGEYAQAIKPVLALEFGANGANGFKNDRYDQKDINDFNVALGVGVEYVLNSDKNAFAVQFLLKQNVYNSDDKSYISLNNSNEYVDYKLNNNKPVYKLNLAASTEFSKNFAVSYQLSGMLDNDRSYGVSGGMKLEYKF from the coding sequence TTGAAAAATAACAAATTCGGTATTTCTATCGCTTTGGCAAGCATTTTATGCGCTTGTGCAAATGCGCAGGTTATGGATATAGGAACGAATTATTATAGGGATTATCTTGATTTCGCGCAAAATAAGGGAGCTTTTGCTCCACAAGACGCTCCGCTAGAATTTGCGCAAAGAAACGGCGACAAATTCACGTTTGATAAAATCCCAAATAGCGGCGCTAGGAATAATAAAGGAAATTTTACTTCACTCGGACGAAATTTCGTCGTAACGGCGAACCATACGTTAGATGCTGCCGCGGCTAGTAATTTTAACGAAAATAGGGGATGGTTTGGTAATACTAAATACGAATATCTAACATCACATATGGCAACTTCTACGGAAAAATTATACAACTCCGATACCACTTATATGCGAACGACTAAATACATCGTAGAGGGACAAATAGATCCGATAGACGTACCGAATTTAGATATTTCAGGTGATAGCAGGGCGACTGATGAGGCTAATATAGATAAAATACAAAACTATTTAAATGATATAAAAAATAGCGGCGGCGCTAGAGGCGATAACGTTCTTGCCTATCAGGCGGGTACCGGAGCGCTCGGGCTAGAAAAACCGAAAATAGATACCGATGGATATAGCGACGTCGTAAGCGCAAGAGAATTTGAAGATCAAAATATCGTTAATCAGGCTTTGGGCGGAAGCGTAAACGAAATAAGCACGCATTATTCGGCTAATTATAAAACGCATATCTCGAGTATAAATAGGCCCGGCATTTATATGTTTATGACCTCTGATAGGGTTTTTAGGAACAGGCTTTTGCCCGGCGATAGCGGTTCTGGATTTTTCGTATACGATACGGTAGCGCAAAAATGGGTTTTAGTAGGGGTTTTATCGGCGGTCGCCGATAATAGCAATCACGCCTCAATCGTAACAATGAGAGATTTTAGCGACTATAGGAGAAATTATGAAAATTTAGTCAGCGGTTTAAACGTCTCAAATGCCCAACTCGTAAGAAATAAAGATAATATATTTAACGCCGCAAACGGTTCAAACATTACGCTAAATTCTAACCTTGACTTAGGCCACGGCGGAATCGTCGTAAATAGCGGAAATTTTACCCTTCTAAACGGTATCGGAAGCAATAAAATAACTAGACTTGCTGGATTTGACGTAGCTAGCGGCGCAAGTTTGAGCTTAAACGTAGCGGCCGATACTAGCGTACATAAAATCGGCAAAGGAAGTTTAATCGTAAATTCTAGCGGTAATAAAACCTTAAGATTAGGCGACGGTATCGTGGATATAAGAGCCGTAAACGCTTTTGAAAAAATTTATTTAACGAGCGGTAGAGGCTTATTAAGACTCGGCGTAGACGATAGTTTAAACGATAAAATTTTCTTTGGAAACGGCGGAGGAAAGCTTGATTTAAACGGATTCGATCAAATTTTTAGTAACGTTTCGGCTAATTCAAACGCCGCTAAAATCACGAATTTATCCGCTCAAAAAGCAACGCTTAAAATAAACGGCGAAAGCGACAAGGATACTATATTTCATGCGAGCGTAGATAAAAATATAGACGTAAAACACGATGGACAGGGACGAGAGCTTGTATTTGACGGCGGTTTTGATATAGACGGAAGCCTGACTCTAAACAACGCCAATGTGACTTTGCAAGGGCACCCGACCGCTCATGCTACGGCAGATAATAGCATTTTAACGCAAACGGTAAAGGATAAAATAGCCGCCGCCGGTTTAAGCGAACCTTCGTATATGGATTTAACTCGCCCCTCTACGCTATCGCAGCCTGATTGGGATAAACGAAAATTTAATGCGAAAGAGGGCATAAAAATAAACTCTTCAGAACTTACGATAGGTAAGGACGCGGACGTAAATAGCGATATAGAGGCGAAAAATTCCGTTATAAATTTAAGCGGCGAATTAACTCACTATATCGATAAATTCGACGGCTCAAATACTTATGACGACGGCTTAAAATACCGCCAAGACGTAGAAAAAGGAAATTTGCTAGTTAAAGACGTAAGCTTTAAAAATAAAATCGTCATGGATAGCGACAGCATGCTAAAAGTAGGCGGCACGACTACAAAGCTAAGAGAGCTTGTAGTAAACGGCAAAAATACGGCTCCTGCTCGTAGCATAGCGGCTGGAAGCGGTAAATTAGAAATAGAAGATTTAGAGGTTAGCGGAGCAAATAAACTAACCTTTGACCCCGATACGACCGTAACAAAAAATTTAAATATTAAAGATTTCGGCAACGCAAACGAGCCGATTTTGGACTTTAAAAAGGTTTTGACGCTTGGCGCTGGGATGAAATTTAATATCGACTTTACGGCTGCTTTGGAAGGGCAAATGACGGCCGATAAAACCTATACGCTAGTAAGCGCTACAAATATCGTAAATGAAGGTGCAATATTTAATACCGAGCAAAAAATCGGTGATCTTTTTACAACTTATACTATAAAAGACAATAAAGTCTTGATGAGTTTAAATAAAACTGAAAAGCCTGAAACAAAGCCTGAAACAAAGCCTGAAACAAAGCCTGAAACAAAGCCTGAAACAAAGCCTGAAACAAAGCCTGAAACAAAGCCTGAAACAAAGCCTGAAACAAAGCCAAACGATAATAATCATCATAATTTACGAAACGGGCTTCGTGTGGTAAATTTTAGCGAAAGACAAAACAAGATCCTAAATATGCTAAAAAATACGCCTGAATACGAAAATGCCGTTCAAAGCGGCGATATGGAAACGATAAAGGGTATGGCGCTAAAGGCGGAATCCGATATGAATGAAATTTCGGCTTCGTCTTTAAAAATCAGCGCTAAGGCTCTGCAAAGCAACAACGATCTAATCAACTCAAGATTGTCGCGAATTATACAATTAAGAGCAAGGGCCGATATCTCTCGATTTAGTCTGGCTGGGCTTGAGAGCGACTTTAAACCGACTGCTGCGATGGCTTATGAGGCGGCTGAGGCGGATAGGCCGAGAAATAACTTCTGGGCGAACGTAAACGGAGCGTACTTTAAAGATAAAGATAGCAGCGGAGATTTAAAATTTTACGGTACTAATATCGGCTACGACAGGAGCTACGACGAATTTATTTTGGGCGCTAGTGCGGGCGTGAGCAAGGCTAAATTTAACTCTGGCGCCATGAGCGACGATGCTAAAATTTACAGTTTTGGAGCGTATGGAGTTTTTGAGCGAGACGCTCACGAGATACAGAGCAATTTAAATTTAGCCTTCGTAAACTCTAAGCGCAGCTTAAATGATTTACAAAAGGCTAGCGTAAGAAGCACGGGTATCCTTTCGAGCAACTACTATAAATATAAAATTTCGCTCGGATCAAACGGCGAATACGCTCAGGCTATCAAGCCCGTACTTGCGCTAGAATTTGGCGCAAACGGCGCAAACGGCTTTAAAAACGATAGATACGATCAAAAAGACATAAACGACTTTAACGTAGCTTTGGGAGTCGGCGTCGAGTATGTGTTAAATAGCGATAAAAATGCATTTGCGGTACAATTTTTGTTAAAACAAAATGTCTATAACTCTGACGATAAATCTTACATTTCGCTAAATAACTCAAACGAATACGTCGACTACAAGCTCAACAACAACAAACCGGTCTATAAACTAAATTTAGCGGCAAGCACGGAGTTTAGCAAAAATTTTGCAGTTTCTTATCAGCTTAGCGGGATGCTAGATAACGATAGAAGCTACGGCGTAAGCGGCGGTATGAAACTAGAATATAAATTTTAA
- a CDS encoding sensor histidine kinase, translating to MLLRIKQALANIPITARVTLWYSFFIIAIVAALIAISAVVADEIFEDVSQKKLAKSVTKIANDTEEFEPYDDGIFFIKYSANSEVLGGLVPKNFDGSLKMDSGEVRYYENGENRFYYYDIAAKGKKVWIRGIINAERFFKKEGLFLLALGVFVPVLFAFVLYGGYKTIKNALKPVATMSKTALEIGSSRDFSKRIDLPAGKDELHALASVFNQMLDSLEKVYQSEKQLTSDVSHELRTPLSVIMAESDYAKNYSQNLDEAKESLEVISRQSRKITSLIDQILELSRLEAGRNLELKRINLSSILQNLATDYEKLADAKGLKFNCVVALGAVILGDELMISRLVDNFLSNALKFALTKIELNLSMSKTHVLLSVKDDGAGISKKDSELIWNKFYQADSSRNKSLNTGSGLGLAIAANIAKIHGAKLGLKSEAGAGSEFWAEFELVNLKEVKI from the coding sequence ATGTTGTTAAGGATTAAACAAGCGCTTGCAAACATACCAATAACGGCGCGCGTAACGCTTTGGTACTCGTTTTTTATCATCGCTATCGTGGCGGCGCTCATCGCTATCTCAGCGGTTGTTGCGGATGAAATTTTTGAAGATGTGAGCCAAAAAAAGCTAGCTAAATCAGTCACTAAAATCGCCAATGATACGGAAGAATTTGAACCTTATGATGATGGGATATTTTTTATAAAATACAGCGCAAACAGCGAAGTGCTGGGCGGTTTAGTGCCTAAAAATTTTGATGGCTCGCTTAAGATGGATAGTGGCGAGGTGAGATACTATGAAAACGGCGAAAACCGCTTTTACTACTACGACATCGCGGCCAAAGGCAAAAAGGTCTGGATCAGAGGCATCATAAATGCGGAGAGATTTTTCAAAAAAGAGGGGCTATTTTTGCTGGCCCTTGGCGTCTTTGTGCCGGTTTTATTTGCCTTTGTACTTTATGGTGGCTACAAAACGATAAAAAATGCCCTAAAACCAGTCGCCACGATGTCTAAAACTGCGCTTGAGATAGGCAGCAGCCGGGACTTTTCAAAGCGTATCGACCTGCCTGCTGGCAAAGACGAGCTGCACGCGCTTGCGAGCGTTTTTAACCAGATGCTTGACTCCCTTGAGAAGGTCTATCAAAGCGAAAAACAGCTCACCTCAGACGTCTCGCACGAGCTGCGAACGCCGCTATCTGTCATCATGGCTGAGAGCGACTACGCTAAAAACTACTCACAAAATTTGGACGAGGCCAAAGAGTCACTGGAGGTCATCTCTAGGCAGTCAAGGAAAATAACTTCGCTTATAGATCAAATTTTGGAGCTCTCAAGACTGGAGGCTGGCAGAAATTTAGAGCTAAAACGCATAAATTTAAGCTCTATCTTGCAAAATTTAGCCACCGACTATGAGAAGCTAGCAGACGCAAAGGGGCTAAAATTTAACTGCGTGGTAGCACTAGGTGCCGTAATCCTCGGCGATGAGCTGATGATATCAAGGCTGGTGGATAACTTTTTAAGCAACGCACTAAAATTTGCCTTAACCAAAATAGAACTAAATTTAAGCATGTCAAAAACACACGTACTTTTGTCTGTAAAAGACGATGGTGCGGGTATCTCTAAAAAAGATAGCGAGCTAATCTGGAATAAATTTTATCAAGCTGATAGCTCAAGAAATAAAAGCCTAAACACAGGTAGTGGTCTTGGCCTAGCTATTGCTGCAAACATCGCTAAAATTCACGGCGCAAAGCTTGGCTTAAAAAGTGAAGCTGGAGCTGGGAGCGAATTTTGGGCTGAATTTGAGCTTGTAAATTTAAAAGAAGTGAAAATTTAG
- a CDS encoding PepSY domain-containing protein: protein MNKVLSAAVLAAILGATGLQAAITYNDALNIAEKNFPGSSVKDISVDVKKGTTFYEIESFKDNVKKEIKIDANSGQIVKQKDKNKKLILPNEAIDFSKLTLNIDEAVNKALALEAGWSLDEADLDNKNGTWIYKVELKKGMSEKKVIINAQTGEIIGNYTK from the coding sequence ATGAACAAAGTATTAAGCGCAGCTGTTTTAGCAGCGATTTTAGGTGCCACAGGCTTACAAGCGGCTATCACATATAATGATGCCTTAAACATAGCGGAGAAAAACTTCCCAGGCTCAAGCGTCAAGGATATCTCAGTAGATGTTAAAAAAGGAACGACATTTTATGAGATAGAGTCTTTTAAAGATAATGTAAAAAAAGAGATCAAGATCGACGCAAACAGCGGTCAGATCGTAAAACAAAAGGATAAAAATAAAAAATTGATCCTACCAAATGAGGCGATAGACTTTTCAAAGCTCACCCTCAATATCGACGAGGCCGTAAATAAAGCGCTCGCCCTTGAGGCTGGCTGGAGTCTTGATGAGGCAGATCTTGATAATAAAAACGGCACTTGGATCTACAAGGTCGAGCTTAAAAAAGGCATGAGCGAGAAAAAGGTGATAATAAACGCTCAAACAGGCGAGATCATCGGCAACTACACGAAGTGA
- a CDS encoding response regulator transcription factor — translation MKILVVEDEIDLNNVITKHLKKNGYSVDSAFNGEEAMDFTAVAHYDLIVLDIMMPVMDGLTFLQRSRAAKLATPVLILTAKDDVDDVVKGLDAGADDYLVKPFDFKELLARVRTLIRRNSGNTANEIYAGELKVDLSKKSVEFGGEQIELTGKEYEILEFLMLNKGRILTRDQIKEHVWDFDYTGGSNVIDVLIKNIRKKLGECEIIQTKRGLGYVVKD, via the coding sequence ATGAAAATTTTAGTCGTTGAAGACGAGATAGACCTAAACAACGTCATCACAAAGCACCTTAAGAAAAACGGATATAGCGTCGATAGTGCGTTTAACGGCGAGGAGGCGATGGACTTTACCGCCGTGGCGCACTACGACCTCATAGTGCTTGATATCATGATGCCGGTGATGGACGGCCTTACATTTTTGCAAAGATCGCGCGCCGCAAAGCTTGCGACACCTGTGCTGATACTAACGGCAAAAGACGATGTGGACGACGTCGTAAAGGGGCTCGATGCGGGCGCGGATGATTATTTGGTAAAGCCATTTGACTTTAAGGAGCTACTAGCTAGGGTACGCACGCTCATTCGCCGAAATAGCGGCAATACGGCTAATGAAATTTATGCAGGCGAGCTAAAGGTCGATCTTTCTAAAAAGTCAGTTGAATTTGGTGGTGAGCAGATAGAGCTAACTGGCAAAGAGTATGAAATTTTAGAGTTTTTGATGTTAAATAAGGGCAGAATTTTAACCCGCGATCAGATCAAAGAGCACGTCTGGGACTTCGACTACACGGGCGGCTCAAACGTCATCGACGTGCTTATTAAAAATATCAGAAAGAAGCTCGGCGAGTGCGAAATAATCCAAACCAAAAGAGGGCTTGGCTATGTTGTTAAGGATTAA
- a CDS encoding helix-turn-helix transcriptional regulator yields MYITQIENDEFLTPTQLKSLLGLSIPTQAKMRARRGCFAKDTNPLPFLKLGARVLYRKSSIEEWLKSKESSKKVDENEG; encoded by the coding sequence ATGTATATCACACAAATCGAAAATGATGAATTTTTAACTCCAACACAGCTTAAAAGTCTTTTAGGGCTTAGCATACCCACACAAGCAAAAATGAGAGCTAGACGCGGTTGCTTTGCAAAAGATACCAATCCACTCCCGTTTTTAAAGTTAGGTGCTAGGGTGCTTTATCGCAAAAGCTCAATTGAGGAGTGGCTAAAATCAAAAGAGAGTAGTAAAAAGGTGGATGAAAATGAAGGATGA
- a CDS encoding relaxase/mobilization nuclease domain-containing protein, translating into MQNAHDGLCVNEKGERVGSDKVMREWGKDFDTNKNLRDAWHLVFSIKEPIDYERKLKALEASVRETMGTNFFGHKYVCVLHTHQNNPHVHVVLNKRSNFTKKKLHFDSRSEISEFFDNVCTSFAVSLDSRGLDYDNKHSLQKDLKQEFNRLKTSVKLETDEYTTKDKINDY; encoded by the coding sequence TTGCAAAACGCACACGATGGCTTATGTGTAAATGAAAAAGGGGAGAGAGTTGGCAGTGATAAAGTCATGCGTGAGTGGGGCAAGGACTTTGACACAAATAAAAACTTACGTGACGCTTGGCATTTGGTTTTTTCTATAAAAGAGCCAATTGACTATGAGCGAAAGTTAAAGGCTTTGGAGGCTAGTGTGCGTGAGACTATGGGGACAAATTTCTTTGGGCATAAGTACGTCTGTGTGCTTCACACTCATCAAAACAATCCGCACGTGCATGTGGTACTAAATAAGCGAAGCAATTTTACAAAGAAAAAACTACACTTTGACAGCAGGTCTGAGATAAGTGAATTTTTTGATAATGTTTGCACTAGCTTTGCCGTCTCTCTTGACTCTCGTGGGCTTGATTATGACAATAAGCACTCACTGCAAAAGGATTTAAAGCAGGAGTTTAACCGCCTTAAAACTAGCGTGAAGCTTGAGACTGACGAATACACTACAAAGGATAAAATTAACGATTATTAA